A window of Streptomyces marispadix contains these coding sequences:
- a CDS encoding HAD-IIIC family phosphatase, which produces MTAAGEAHGPVVKCLVWDLDDTLWDGVVLEGDEPEPFPGALKTLRVLDERGIVHAAASRGEYALTERHLDRHGLEEWFCDVQVGWGVKSDAVRRIAETLNIGLDTVAFVDNDPVERAEVSSALPTVRCYPAEQAGALPDLAEFQPGFTTGEAGRRRQLYRTERRRRAAEEEFDRDGKDRRAFLASLELEMTVRDATEDDLARASELTVRTHQLNTSGVTYDADELRRLTASPGHRVRVAELRDRFGDYGIIGLAVTELTAADAVLRLMLMSCRVASRGVGTVLLDHLVREAVDGGRRPVAHFVPTEANRNMLVTLRFAGFAPVEDGTGPQGTDGDAGGGRPGGAGGPAAPVVLAFDPQRLGPRRHGHVRVVSGTD; this is translated from the coding sequence ATGACCGCCGCCGGGGAAGCGCACGGGCCCGTCGTCAAGTGCCTCGTCTGGGACCTGGACGACACCCTGTGGGACGGGGTGGTCCTGGAGGGCGACGAGCCCGAACCGTTCCCCGGAGCGCTGAAGACCCTGCGCGTGCTCGACGAGCGGGGCATCGTGCACGCGGCCGCGAGCCGCGGCGAGTACGCCCTCACCGAGCGCCATCTCGACCGGCACGGACTGGAGGAGTGGTTCTGCGACGTGCAGGTCGGCTGGGGCGTCAAGTCCGACGCGGTGCGCCGCATCGCCGAGACGCTCAACATAGGTCTCGACACCGTGGCCTTCGTCGACAACGACCCCGTGGAGCGCGCGGAGGTCTCCTCCGCGCTGCCGACGGTGCGCTGCTATCCGGCCGAACAGGCGGGCGCGCTGCCCGATCTCGCCGAATTCCAGCCGGGGTTCACCACCGGCGAGGCGGGAAGGCGACGGCAGCTCTACCGTACGGAGCGGCGACGCAGGGCGGCCGAGGAGGAGTTCGACAGGGACGGCAAGGACCGGCGGGCCTTCCTCGCCTCCCTGGAGCTGGAGATGACCGTAAGGGACGCCACCGAGGACGATCTGGCGCGGGCCAGTGAACTGACCGTACGGACACACCAGTTGAACACCTCCGGCGTGACCTACGACGCGGACGAGCTGCGGCGGCTCACGGCTTCGCCCGGCCACCGGGTGCGGGTCGCCGAACTGCGCGACCGCTTCGGCGACTACGGGATCATCGGCCTCGCCGTCACCGAACTCACCGCCGCCGACGCCGTGCTGCGGCTGATGCTGATGTCGTGCCGGGTCGCCTCCCGGGGCGTGGGCACGGTGCTCCTGGACCATCTGGTCCGCGAGGCGGTCGACGGCGGACGCCGCCCCGTCGCTCACTTCGTACCCACCGAGGCCAACCGCAACATGCTGGTGACGCTGCGCTTCGCGGGCTTCGCGCCGGTCGAGGACGGCACGGGCCCACAGGGCACAGACGGCGATGCCGGTGGTGGCCGGCCGGGCGGTGCGGGCGGCCCCGCCGCACCCGTCGTCCTCGCCTTC
- a CDS encoding acyl-CoA dehydrogenase family protein — protein MSPPGSPLVAEAARFAAEMRDRAAGWDREGRLPQAVRKEVAAAGLLAADLPEEYGGSGLTPAELGEICAHLGSVCSALRGLVTVQGMVAAALRRWGTKQQRARWLPRLASGELTAGLAATEEAAGSALAGVATSIEDVADGEHVTVSGHKKWITFGQVADLLLVLAQHGGRPAAVLVETDRDGVSREPVDGQLGMRAARIAHVRLEEVRVPRGNLVAPAGLGLSHVAAAALDHGRFTVAWGCVGMAEACVEDAAAHAAGRRQQGVALADHQSVRALLARAAVETAGARELALRAAEFRASGATGAVTETIVAKYAAAAAAASASSSAVQILGSAGCEPGSRAGRHFRDAKIMEIIEGAQQVAELHIAEQLLRRHAGRAVPGGQAAAQAAPRGTAQTSERTSGQAPEVRS, from the coding sequence GTGAGTCCGCCCGGCTCGCCGCTCGTCGCCGAAGCCGCGCGGTTCGCGGCGGAGATGCGGGACCGCGCCGCCGGCTGGGACCGCGAGGGCCGACTGCCGCAGGCCGTACGCAAGGAGGTCGCCGCCGCGGGCCTGCTCGCCGCGGACCTTCCCGAGGAGTACGGCGGGTCGGGACTCACGCCCGCCGAACTCGGGGAGATCTGCGCGCACTTGGGCAGCGTGTGCAGCGCGCTGCGCGGCCTGGTGACGGTGCAGGGCATGGTCGCCGCGGCCTTGCGCCGCTGGGGTACGAAGCAGCAGCGCGCACGGTGGCTGCCCCGGCTCGCGTCAGGTGAGCTGACCGCGGGCCTCGCCGCCACGGAGGAGGCCGCGGGCAGCGCACTGGCCGGTGTCGCCACAAGCATCGAGGACGTAGCCGACGGCGAGCATGTGACCGTCAGCGGACACAAGAAGTGGATCACTTTCGGGCAGGTCGCGGATCTGCTGCTGGTGCTCGCACAGCACGGCGGCAGACCTGCCGCCGTCCTCGTGGAGACCGACCGGGACGGCGTCAGCCGGGAACCGGTGGACGGCCAGCTGGGCATGCGCGCCGCCCGTATCGCACACGTCCGGCTCGAAGAGGTCCGCGTGCCGCGAGGCAATCTCGTCGCCCCCGCCGGGCTGGGCCTCTCCCATGTCGCCGCCGCGGCACTCGACCACGGGCGGTTCACCGTGGCGTGGGGGTGCGTCGGCATGGCCGAGGCGTGCGTCGAGGACGCCGCCGCACACGCCGCGGGCCGCAGGCAGCAGGGCGTCGCACTCGCCGACCACCAGTCGGTGCGGGCACTGCTGGCGCGGGCCGCGGTCGAGACCGCCGGAGCACGTGAACTCGCCCTGCGCGCGGCCGAGTTCCGCGCCTCGGGAGCGACGGGCGCGGTGACGGAGACGATCGTCGCCAAGTACGCCGCCGCTGCCGCAGCCGCGTCCGCGAGCAGCAGCGCCGTGCAGATCCTCGGTTCGGCCGGCTGCGAGCCCGGCAGCCGTGCCGGACGGCACTTCAGGGACGCCAAGATCATGGAGATCATCGAAGGAGCGCAGCAGGTGGCCGAACTCCACATCGCGGAGCAGTTGCTGCGCCGCCACGCCGGTCGAGCCGTGCCCGGAGGCCAGGCCGCCGCTCAGGCCGCTCCTCGGGGCACGGCGCAGACCTCGGAGCGGACTTCGGGACAGGCGCCGGAGGTGCGGTCATGA
- a CDS encoding acyl carrier protein translates to MNDITREITDFLSAALRQQVGPDDDYFALGLVDSLFALELVTFVESRFSLTVEVEDLDLESFRTADRITRFVLSKTGAPEYTETP, encoded by the coding sequence GTGAACGACATCACCCGGGAGATCACCGACTTCCTCTCCGCCGCGCTGCGGCAGCAAGTCGGGCCGGACGACGACTACTTCGCGCTCGGCCTCGTCGACTCGCTGTTCGCGCTGGAACTGGTGACCTTCGTGGAGAGCCGCTTCTCCCTGACCGTCGAGGTCGAGGACCTCGACCTGGAGAGCTTCCGCACGGCCGATCGCATCACCCGCTTCGTGCTGAGCAAGACCGGGGCGCCCGAATACACCGAGACCCCGTGA